From the Cataglyphis hispanica isolate Lineage 1 chromosome 24, ULB_Chis1_1.0, whole genome shotgun sequence genome, the window GCGCGCAAAACATAGAactttaatatgttaaaagaaaaaaaaagaagataaagagaaaagccGAAAACACACATGCTGTATCCGAGTTGTGGCGAGAAGAGAGGACAGTATGATTTGTATACTGTATAACTTTAGTCGTTTATCATTGCTTTCGAGAATATATAAGagttatgtgtgtataaattattatgtgtaaTTAAACAGAAGTCATTtagtaaattttcttataagcgtatataatatattatatacatacagagaAAAACAGCCACACACAACGTCGTGCGCGTGCGCGCGATACTCCACGTATACATCATAAAGAAATACAGTAGCAAACAGCCACTGTATCATACGTTTGAGTAAAATAGTGACGATAtgattatgcaaattaataagGATACAATAAATACCTACCATACGTCTTACATAAATGGCAGATGCCTCTATGGCAATCGATTGCGGGGTCAAATTTTCATAAGACATTGAACGTGTGCGTGTAACGTGTACAAAATAGTCCATTTAAAATGATGCGTTATCTttgaatctaataataatatcgaaaataatttgacaaaaattgaatagtttCGAGCATAATCTGATGTCAATGGCTTTCTTCATAGATTAGTGTATAATGAAGTATAGTTAGAATTTAAAGTGAAGAGCTGCATCTCTCTGTTGATTAATGCACtcaaaagtatatacatataaaaatatattctattaaaaaaaaaaaaaaaaccgaaattaacactcatattttttttatatttttctctacaaGAAAACTATTGATATCAGATTATATCTCTTTCGAAATCGTTCAGTtttgtctgaaacattttttgatattatcgaATCACCAtagtatcaaatatatttgcgtaCATTATTTCAAATGAAACGTGTGTATATTTTACCGCACAACATACATTACCgtcttttttaaacatatcacgcaaaaaaatacagtttttttttcatattattacatttaaatatatctccaTTATGCAACATATGAGCTTAATGCCatgattttatacaaatgcaaaaaaagcttcagaaatttgcataaatacaaaaaagaacaagtatatatatatatatatatatatatatatatatatatatatatatatatatatcatacacatattatatatataaaatacacatattaatattataaatagtattgCGAAATTGGATTAGAAATTCAATTGTTAAATATCCACGAATGAGTATTTCGTTTCTAACGCTCTGCTATATGAGCCTTTAAGAACATGATCTGCGCTCTGGATTCTAATGCAGCCAATTCTGCGACAACAGGAACCATTTGCTGGACATGATTTTGGTAATTGGAACCTATGAGATATGAGACGTTTTAATAATAGCCTAGTTGTAACACggaatacgcgcgcgcgcgaaaaacaatattacataCCCATTGCCATTCTCTTTTCGCCGTACGTAACTTTTCCATCAAAATCATTCAGCGGCACCTTTATATCCGATCCGATTTGTTGAATTGTCACATTCAAATGATCCTCAATCTCCGCCAAATACTACAGTTATTTTAATtggttatcaaattttatacaaacatagaatttatttcgaaTCTTTTCTTTCAAGAAATAGAGAGCAGATTGTAGAGACTTACATTGGGCTCATTGTACCAAGTGCAACAACCACCCTGATTAGTCAGATTGGTATTTTGACAATTTCTCCCACGAGAAGGGCACCATTCACCATGATACCACACCTTCTCTGGTACACTACTGACCAAAGAGATTGCCAGACCCATTCTCTCGGCTCTGCCGACTCGTCCGATGCGATGCACATAATTTGACTTTTCATCCGGAAGAGTTATGTTTATCACTGGAAAAATGAGAGATACTGTAATGTGATATTTTCACACATAAAAGACTTCGTTCGAATTAATTACTTACTAAAAGGCAGACCGGTAATATCTAATCCTCTGGCCGCCACGTCGGtacagattaaaaatttcaccTCTTGACGTTTGAACCTCTCCAGATTGGCCTTACGCTCCGCGGGCTTCCTGTCTCCGTGCAGGCACACACATGAGAACTGCTGTCCGCCGGCCTGCTTCAGGTATCTCTCGAGATTGTCGCAATCGAGTTTCGTCCTGCAGAATATCAACGCCCGATCCATCTTGTGTTCTTTGATGGCGCGTATACAATATTCTCCCTTCAGCATCTTTACAGCCTCCGATAACGTCTCTGTAAAATAAACAAGTGAGTATTAGATTGTATTGATCTCGTTACTTTTGTCAGTGAAAACGATTAGGATTATCTAACCGGCGGTATTATTCCCTGGTCTCACGTTGTCTCTCGCGTGTACACCGTCGGTTTCTACGTGATTTCTCAAATTATGCCACGATTTGTCCTTCTGCGGATCTACCATCACTACGACATGATGCACAGTCTCGGGCACTGCGTCTTCGCCTTTTAGATCCACCCAAGTTGGAAAATGCATCAAACGTTCCTGCAATCAAAAATTCAAGTGTTTAATATGTtttcatttacttttattcatatcatattagtatatcaatattaagtCTCGATACAAACTTACGGCCATTTTTTTAACTTCGAATGCGTGTAATGTCGCCGAGCACACGATCATCTGCAGCCTTTTGCCGTCTGACGTAGTTTTTGGAATCTGCTTGTGCAGGCGATCGATAAGTTCGGTGTAACCTTGCTTCAATAATCCGTCAGCTTCGTCCAGCACAAagaatcttgaaatatattaatttattcttatctgTTATTTCTTTTGCAACTGAGCGACAAATTACCTGCAGTGcgttaacaataaataaccGCCTTGTATAAGATCCTCTAAGCGTCCTGGAGTGCCGACGACTATGTCCACACCTGAATTTAAGGTGGCAATCTGCTCTTTCACGTTTACTCCACCGATAACGAGCAGCTCTCTAATCGTtggatttttcaaatatgttttaaactgaaaaaatgataaggtcatttcattaatatcacATATACAATCTcgatgacaaaatttatttaaattctcattTACCTTCTGAATTTGATTGTAGGTTTGTTCAGCTAATTCACGAGAAGGTTCTATGATGATCGCTTGGGGTGCGTTATTTGTCGGTTTATCACCTTCTTTTGATTGATTCTGATTACTGTTGACGGAATTACACTTGACGGATTCCTTCGGAGCTGACGACACAGCCACATAATCATTCGGAGGCGGATATTTAAATGGTTGCGCTCCAAAATTGAAAGCCATTTCGGCGTTCTTCAGCACGACGGCCGGATAATAAGTCTGCGATTTTTGTTGCGCGTTTAACGTAAATGCGACACCCAAGTCCACGCCGTTTTTGCTAAATTTGATTTCACCCCTCGCCAAGTCGAGGAAACATCCGATCACATCGTGCATTCCGAAGGCCTCGCCATAATTGTCAAACTGTTTTGCGTTCGATTTCTTTCCAGTACCGCCGAATCCATAACCGAATCTATCTGTTCCTAAATCCAAAGCAGCCTGTTccaaaaacaaaattcttaaaattatagtataaaaaatttagaatggtgacaattatataaaaatacttgccTGAGATGTAGACCAACCCACTCGGCATAAACCTTCATCAGTAACTGTAGCCTCAAAAAAGTACTTGCCACTTCCTGAAATCCCTTTATTTGCACGGCAACCATGCCATTCTTTCTGCTCCCTACTCTGACATCTTAAACCATCTGGTGTTACTGCCAAGGCTCGTCCTCTATCAAACAGGCTTAATCCCCAGTGTGTTGCTGTAAGATGACAAAGTATTTGTATTGCACTTTCCAACAATGAACTTTATAACACAATGCCTATATAACTGccataatttaatacatacgTTGTTGAGCCTGTGTAACAGCTCCAGATCCTTTTCCAGACTCCAAATCTTTGAGAGTCTCCCAGACTATTTGTAAAATAGGCAAACAGAAGGCACCGGTTTTTCCACTGCCAGTTTCCGCAGCCATCAGTACATCTCCACCACCCAGAATTAGCGGAATGGCCTCAGCTTGAACATCAGTTGGTAATctgtaattgataatttataatctcttGAAAATAATCAGATTAAGTTATAGCTATTAGATTTTTCTATTAGAtcgataacatttttttcaaaacaattgTTACATCGCAATTTTACTCACGTCCAATCTATTTCATCGACTGCCTTTGCTATTTCTGGCAAAACACCCATTTCTAAAACATTAGAgaaaattaagtataatatgATTCTGACATGAtgcaatgtataatataataattattacacaaattattGACACCTTTGAGttgatattttacacaaacttacaaaattacaaataacttattataaatatgttaccTTCGAAAGcagtcattttttttcaatatactaCTTTTGACTGTTCCTCTAAATACACAAAAAACGATATTCCCGGCAGATTGCGGCAGATCAGCTGCTCTCGCAATATCTCGCACTTCGTATTCGCAATAACGTTTCCTCAAATAACCACAGAATAACTAATAATCATGATATTCTGGAATTTCTAGatacaatgtatgtatataaatacatgtataaaagtaCGTTCAAGAATCATGCCCATAGGACAAAAGGTGGTTTCTTTGTTCTGATtggttaattaaaaactataaccTCCGTACGCGTAGGATTTTTGAACATTTCCTAAAGGCATTCGTAATATTAACGTACTTTATACTTCATACttcatatcatatacatatatatatatatatatatatatatatatatatatatatatatatcgacgtCGTATACGATTATGTCGTTtggtaaatatgtttttataatgtaacgAGGGTAAATAAGTGATTTCTGGATGAAACTCTGATGAGATTCAGGACTATTCTGGTGGAGATGATACTTGGCATTATTTATCGCTTCGCTGAAAGATAGCACCGCGAAAATGACACCTAAACGGAAGGCAAGTATATTTAATGGTTATGACATGAAGTTGTTCCTTCTTCTGCCTTcacaatttgaatatatgtttactttaatttaaatatagaatgtacaatagaaaatttaactaCGCTACAATTAATTCTGGAAACATAATTGACttgttattaatcattttttatgccAAAAGTaaacagttatatataatcgcaatacaatatcattttatagacAACCAGTTCGGAATCTACGTCAACGACCAGCTCGGGCTCTTCCTCGAGTAGCTCATCGAGTTCAGGCAGCGAATCCAGCTCGTCCGATTCCGAGAATTCCAGTAGCTCTGCCAATAGTCAAAAAGCATCCGATACAGAGAAAACCAAGAAGAAGGCGCCATTTCCAGCCAATCGTCATGTCAAATCCAAAGCTGAAACGGCTTTTGTCCCACCTttggataataaaaataaagacagaCAGCCGCAAAAAGCCAGATCAGTGGTATACTCTTCTGAATCGGAAGAATCACCCAGCAAAGCAAAATCACCGCAAAAGAGAAAACCACCAGCGAAACCAAAAGCCACTGCTACCGTAGCACCAGTTGTTAAGAGATCTCCTATGAAACCGGTACCAGCACTAACAGGACAGCATAAAGCTGCAGCTGCTTTAAAATCCGTTAATAGCAAACCTAACAAATTTGTCGGTGCGTTTATATGCTGCGTAACTTCTTATATtctagtaataaattatatatcctatttttttctaaaataataatgattgataACTTTTCAGGTTCCATGAGTACCAACAACAGCAAATCTCCCGATAAATCCGCGAAAGCAGCGGAACCAGtccaaaagaaattaaaaaagaaaagtatattcAGTCCGGAAAATAGTAGCGAAAGCGATAATGGTATTTTGGCGAAAGTTAACACAGCCAAATCAACGAGCAATTCCACAAAATGTACTAAAAATTCTCCAGctaaagcaaaattaaatgataccAAGCAAAAAGCTGCGGCAACAAGCAGACTtggtaagtaattatattactgaGATACAAACatattgactttttttttatataagttttgagaaatgtataataaaatttttgattgtataATGTTATTTGCAGTCACAAAACCCGCGCAACCGCAGAAATCTGACAGTTCCGCGAGTTCAAAAAGTTCTGGCGGCTCAGCATCTTCGGGTAGTACAGACAGCAGCACTGATTCGGAATCATCTGAAAGTATCACCAGCTCTCAGCCTCAAccaaaaaagaaggaaacgcAGCCTAGCAGTACGAATACTATAGCAAGCGTGCCACCTAAAAGACCATCGGCGGCAATCGCCCCGgtaaaatcgcaaaaaacAGTTACTAAACGACAAGGTTTGCTAATATACAGGTTCCTATTTAATGTATTGTCATATAACATtagtgaagaaaaaaaaatttgtgtgtaTGAATAGGCGCTATAAAAAGCGATGATGATGAAGATGCATCTGCGAGTGAAAAAGAAGACGAAGGAACATTGATCTCGAAAACAGTAACGAAAAGCAAACGAAAACTGCAAACGCGCAAAGGAAGTAAATTACTTCAACTACAAGCGAAGGCGGCCAGCGATTCCGAATCTGATACAGGTAATGCGGAAAGCAATAACTTAAGATGATTTGTATTTGATTGATTTGATTTCTTTACTAATTAGTTTATTTGTAAtagtttatttgtaatatctcTATTCTATGTTTTAAACTCTTTTATTCCTCGCGAGTTTCTATGTATTTAGATGAACTCGAATTACATTTGTTTAGTCCGTGTCATTGCCACTCATATATGATAATggattattataagataaatctttctttcttgagGTGGCATTCGGGAAGAGTAGATGCATTTTCTTTGAGGATTTGGAAGTCTATGCTGCCTCCTTAACACAAAAAAGCAGTATTTGTGCTTTTGGATA encodes:
- the LOC126858114 gene encoding ATP-dependent RNA helicase Ddx1 gives rise to the protein MTAFEEMGVLPEIAKAVDEIDWTLPTDVQAEAIPLILGGGDVLMAAETGSGKTGAFCLPILQIVWETLKDLESGKGSGAVTQAQQPTHWGLSLFDRGRALAVTPDGLRCQSREQKEWHGCRANKGISGSGKYFFEATVTDEGLCRVGWSTSQAALDLGTDRFGYGFGGTGKKSNAKQFDNYGEAFGMHDVIGCFLDLARGEIKFSKNGVDLGVAFTLNAQQKSQTYYPAVVLKNAEMAFNFGAQPFKYPPPNDYVAVSSAPKESVKCNSVNSNQNQSKEGDKPTNNAPQAIIIEPSRELAEQTYNQIQKFKTYLKNPTIRELLVIGGVNVKEQIATLNSGVDIVVGTPGRLEDLIQGGYLLLTHCRFFVLDEADGLLKQGYTELIDRLHKQIPKTTSDGKRLQMIVCSATLHAFEVKKMAERLMHFPTWVDLKGEDAVPETVHHVVVMVDPQKDKSWHNLRNHVETDGVHARDNVRPGNNTAETLSEAVKMLKGEYCIRAIKEHKMDRALIFCRTKLDCDNLERYLKQAGGQQFSCVCLHGDRKPAERKANLERFKRQEVKFLICTDVAARGLDITGLPFMINITLPDEKSNYVHRIGRVGRAERMGLAISLVSSVPEKVWYHGEWCPSRGRNCQNTNLTNQGGCCTWYNEPNYLAEIEDHLNVTIQQIGSDIKVPLNDFDGKVTYGEKRMAMGSNYQNHVQQMVPVVAELAALESRAQIMFLKAHIAER